From the genome of Candidatus Eremiobacteraceae bacterium:
CCCTTAGGGGGCGCCGGGCGGCGGCGTCGCGCTTGCGGCGGCAACGGCGCTCGTATCAACGCGTGCGCCCGAAAGCAGCGTGGTAGAAGTGGACTGAGAAAAGGGCGATGAACGCGGCCAAGTTCACGACTCCCACGCCGATCGCGAGCACGATACCGGCCAGAATCAAGATCAACGTCGGGCCCACGTTGGCACGAGCGAGATCCGCCGAATCGAGCATCGCATTGCCAGGGTTTTTTCCACCGACGACGATCGCCGGCAGCCCATACATGAGGAGGAACGCGGCGTAGATGGCGGCTCCAAAAAGCGCGATGAAACCGAAAACGCCGAGGATGCCGTGCGAAATCATGGCGAGCAGCGCAACGACCAATTCGGCCACGAGTCCGACGCCGCAGATGATGACGTAGAAGACGAATATGCTTCCGGCATGCTTCGGGCCGCTCGTCATCAACGACGCAAAGTCCACCGTCCGGCCGGCAAGCGCGTCCGCGGAGGCTCCGTACACGGCGCCGGTTGACAGCAGCGACAAGACCAAGCCCACGAGCGCAGCAAGACCAAATCCCACGAGCAGCGTTGGGGTGAAGATGTTTTGGATCGTAGCCGGACTCGAAAGCGCGGCCGGCGACATGAGCGCCCCGAAAAATGCGAATCCGCCGAAGGCCAGCAGGATGAGAACCGGAATAAGTATGGCGACGATGATCGGCGCCTCTTGGACGGGGTCGAATGGCCGGACAGCCATGGCTATCTCCTGCGTCCGCGGGTGCGGGGAGCGTTCATTCCCGCGCAGAACCATCTTCTATCCCACATCGCCTCAGGGAGTCCCCACGTTGTCCGACCAGCTCATCATCGGCGGGAGGGCGTTGCGCTCACGCCTCATCCTCGGCACCGGTAAGTTCGCGAGCAACGAAGCGATGAGGGCCGCCATCGCGGCATCCGAGGCCGAGATGGTGACGGTCGCCGTGCGGCGCGTCGATCTCGATGCGCCTTCGGATCCGATAACGGCGTACATCGACAGCTCGAAAATCCTCATCCTACCGAACACGTCGGGCGCTTCGACGGCAGATGAGGCGGTGCGCTTAGCCAGGCTCGCACGCAGCGCTGGGCTTCCGCCGTGGATCAAGGTCGAGGTCATACCCGATCCTCGTTATCTCATGCCCGATCCCATCGAGACGCTGCGCGCGTGCGAACGGCTGGTGCAAGACGGATTCACCGTGCTTCCCTACATACACGCCGACCCTGTCTTGGCAAAGCGCCTGGAAGAAGTCGGCGTTGCTGCTGTGATGCCGTTGGCCGCGCCAATCGGTTCCGGCCGTGGGCTCAAGATGGCGGCCGCCATCGCGATCATCATCGAGCAAGCGAACGTGCCGGTGGTGGTTGACGCCGGGCTGGGCGTTCCTTCGCACGCGGCCGCAGCAATGGAGATGGGCGCGGACGCCGTGCTCGTCAACACCGCGGTTGCGACCGCTTCCGACAGCGAAGCGATGGCGCGCGCGTTCGCGCTTGGCGTGCGCGCGGGCCGGCTCGCGTTTCTTGCGGGCCGCGCTCCGGAGTTCGCCGCGGGGAGCGCGTCGAGCCCGCTCACGGGTTTTCTATCCCCGATCGTGCGCTAGCGGCGTCGCTATGACTTTCTCCGAAAACTTCCAACCGACGTTGATACGAGACGCGCTCGCGCGCGCGGATCACGTCGACGCACGCGGCGTGCGAGCCGCGCTCTCCTCAGGTGTCGAAAATCTCGACGCGGCCGCCGCGTTGATCTCGCCCGCCGCGGCCGATATGATCGAGGAGATCGCGACGCTCGCCCATCGCGCCACGGTCGAGCGATTCGGCTTGACCATGCAGATGTTCGCGCCGCTCTATCTCAGCAACGAATGCGTGTGCACGTGCACGTATTGCGGATTTTCGATGGGCCTGGACATCCGGCGTAAGACGTTGCGCCTCGACGAAGTTGCGCGGGAAGCGCGCACGCTCGCGGACCGCGGATTTCGCAACATCCTGCTCGTCTCCGCGGAGCACCCCAAACGGGTCGGCGCCGACTACGTCGCGCAATGCGTGAGTGAGACCAAGCGCCATGCCGCTTACGTCGCGTTGGAGATCGCCGCTGCCGAAGAAGAGGACTACCGGATCTACGTGGGCGCGGGCTGCGACGGGGTCGTGTTGTATCAAGAGACCTACGATCCGGACGTCTATGCCGCGCACCATCTCGGCGGGCCGAAAAAGCGTTACGCCTGGCGGATGGACGCACTCGAGCGCGCATCCCGCGGAGGCATACGTCATCTGGGAATCGGCGCGCTGCTCGGTCTCGGGGACTGGCGGTTCGAAGCGCTTGCGCTCCTGCAGCACGCGCGCTGGCTCGAACGGCATTGTTGGCGGTCGCAGATCAACGTTTCGTTTCCACGCATCAATCCTGCGGAGGGCGGCTTCACGCCCGCACATCCCGTCGGCGTCGCGGAGTTCGTCCGCATCCTTTGCATGATCCGGCTGGCATTGCCGACCGCCGGCATCGCGCTCTCGACACGAGAAGCGCCCGACCTGCGAGATCGGCTCGCACCGCTTGGCGTCACCCATATGAGCGCCGGCTCGAGCACGGAACCCGGCGGATACGAAAATCCGGGTGAAGCCGGCGAGCAGTTCGAGCTGGAGGATCTGCGATCGCCGGACGACGTCGCCTCCGGACTCCGCGCCATGGGCTACGAACCCGTCTTCAAGGATTGGGAAGTCATGCAGGCACCCGCGAGCGCGGCGCGCGCATGAACAACATCATCGTCAGCGTGAATGGACGTTCGACCACCGTGCCGCACGGCGCGACCGTCACGGATCTCGCGGCCCAGCTCAAGCTCGCGACAAAAATCGTCATCGTCGAATTGAACGGCGCCCCGCTTTCTCGCGAAGAGTTTCCGACGACCGTTCTCGGCCCAGGCGATGCGATCGAGATTGTGCAGATGGTCGGCGGCGGTTGACGCTGTGACCGTGCCTGCACGGGTCGACCGGGTGCGCCTCTATCTCATCACCGACGCGCGCCCCGCGCTTCGGCCGTTCGAAGCGTTCTTAGAAGCCGCCATCGCGGGCGGCGTGGACATGGTGCAGTTACGCGATCGCGAACTCGATGATGCCGGGCTTCTCTCGATGGCGATCCGGGGCTCAGAGGTCTGCTCGCGCCTTGGCGTTCCGTTCATCGTCAATGACCGGGTGGACATCGCGGTGCTCGCCGGTGCGGACGGCGTCCATCTCGGTCAAGACGACATCCCGCCGTCGCTCGCGCGCCGCCTCGTCGGTCCGACCGCGATCGTGGGGCTGTCGACGCACTCGCCCGAACAGATCGGCGCCGCCGAACGCGAGCCCGTCGATTACATAGGTGTCGGCCCGGTGCATGCCACGCCGACCAAGCCTGGCCGCGCCGCAGTCGGCACCGCACTTGTTCGCTACGCCGCAGCTCATTGCACGCGTCCGTTTTTCGCGATCGGGGGGCTCGAGCCGTCGAACGTCGCGGAGGTCGTCGCGGCGGGAGGACGCGGTGTATCGGTGCTGCGCTGGGTTTCACAAGCGCGCGATCCAAGGGCGGCCGCCTTGGAGATGATCGCCGCGCTGCCCTCAGGCGCTCGCCGCTAGCCTGCGCCCTTCGGACAACAGCGCTTCGAATTCGCTGGCCGGCACCGCTTTGCTGAACAAGTAGCCCTGCATCTCGTCGCATCCGACCCGGCGCAGGAATGCGAGCTGGGTCTGGGTCTCGACGCCCTCGGCGATCACGTGAAGGCGCAAGCTGCGCGCAAGACCGACGATCGCGGCAGCGATGGCTTCATCGAATGCATCGACAGAGATATCGCGGACGAACGAGCGATCGATCTTGAGCGTGTCGACCGGAAAGAGCTTGAGATAGCCGAGCGAGCTGTAACCCGTGCCGAAGTCGTCGACGGAAAGCCGGAGGCCTTTCGCCTTGAGGCTCTTGAGCGAGCGGATCGTCTCTTCGGTATCCCGCATGACCACCGATTCCGTGATCTCGAGCTCCAGGCGATTCGCCGGCAGGCCGGACGCGGCCAGAGCACGGTCGATCACTTCGCCGAGGTTTCTCTCTTGAAACTGCCGGGCCGAGATATTGACCATCATCCGCAGCGGATCGTGACCGTTTGCGTCCCAAGCGCGCGCTTGTGCGCAGGCGCAATTCAGCACCCACTCGCCGATGGGCACGATCAAACCCGTTTCCTCCGCGAGTGGGATGAAGTCGGCGGGCATCACCAAGCCGTGCTCGGGATGGTTCCAGCGCAGCAGCGCTTCGGCGCCGACGATGGATCCGGAGGCCAGACTGAGGACCGGCTGATAGTGAAGCACGAGCTGTCCGCGGTCGATCGCCCGCCGCAGATCGCCTTCGAGGGTCAACCGGGCCAACGCTTTCGCGTTCATGTCCGCGGTGAAAAATTGGAAATGATTGCGGCCGGCGTCCTTGGCTTTGTACATGGCCGCATCGGCGAACCGGATCAGGCTGTCGACGTCGCGTCCGTCGAACGGAAATACGCTGATTCCCATGCTCGCGCTCGCATAGAGTTCGCGGCCGTCCACGGAGAACGGCGTGGTGAACGAGTCCACGATTCGTTTGGCGACCACCGTCACGTCGTCCACGTGCGCGACATCCGCGAGCACGATGATGAATTCGTCGCCGCCGGATCTCGCCACGGTGTCGCCGGTTCTCAGACACTGCGAGAGCCGTTCCGAGACGCGTTTGAGCAGCCTGTCGCCGGTCGAATGTCCGAGCGTGTCGTTGATGTCCTTGAAACGATCCAGGTCAAGGAAGAGCACCGCCGTGACGCGGCCGTTGCGCCCGGCGTGAGCGATGCTCTGCGCGAGACGATCGTCGAGCATCACTCGGTTCGGAAGATCGGTAAGCGCGTCGTGATGCGCGAGATGCGCGAGCCGCTCTTCCGCGTGTTTTCGCTCGGTGATGTCGAGCAACGTGCCGAAGAGCTTCAGGGCAACGCCGTCCTTGTCCAGCACGTACCCGCCTTGTTCGTGAACCCAGCGCACCTCACCGTCGTGCCGCTTGATGCGATGATCGAGGCTATAGGGGACGTGGTTGGCCTCGGATTCGACTATCGTCCGGCGCACGGCGTCGACGTCTTCCGGATGGTCGAACTCGTAAAAACCGGCCGGCGCGATCGAGTCTCGGCCCGGCACGAGTCCAAGGATCCTGTAGCACTCGTCCGAGTACGTTGTCGCGCCGGAGTGAAAATCGCGCTCCCAATTGCCGAGGTGAGCGACCTCCTGAGCTGCGGCGAGTGAGACTTCGCTTTTCCTTAGCTCGGCTTCAACCCGCTTCTGATCGGTGACGTCGATAGCGATGCCGAGCACACCGCTCACGCTTCCGTCGGCCGCGCGTATCGGCTCCAAATGCACGTTGAAAAGCCGGCCCATCCAATCCTGGAAATACTCCGTCGACATCCCGTCCAGCGCTGCGCGGTGATGCTGCTCGATCGCGACCTCGGGATCGATGCCTTTGAAGTACGTCTGCAATTCCATCCCCACCGCGTTCTCGCGGTCGAGGCCGATGCTATTCAGC
Proteins encoded in this window:
- a CDS encoding thiazole synthase, whose product is MAISCVRGCGERSFPRRTIFYPTSPQGVPTLSDQLIIGGRALRSRLILGTGKFASNEAMRAAIAASEAEMVTVAVRRVDLDAPSDPITAYIDSSKILILPNTSGASTADEAVRLARLARSAGLPPWIKVEVIPDPRYLMPDPIETLRACERLVQDGFTVLPYIHADPVLAKRLEEVGVAAVMPLAAPIGSGRGLKMAAAIAIIIEQANVPVVVDAGLGVPSHAAAAMEMGADAVLVNTAVATASDSEAMARAFALGVRAGRLAFLAGRAPEFAAGSASSPLTGFLSPIVR
- the thiH gene encoding 2-iminoacetate synthase ThiH; amino-acid sequence: MTFSENFQPTLIRDALARADHVDARGVRAALSSGVENLDAAAALISPAAADMIEEIATLAHRATVERFGLTMQMFAPLYLSNECVCTCTYCGFSMGLDIRRKTLRLDEVAREARTLADRGFRNILLVSAEHPKRVGADYVAQCVSETKRHAAYVALEIAAAEEEDYRIYVGAGCDGVVLYQETYDPDVYAAHHLGGPKKRYAWRMDALERASRGGIRHLGIGALLGLGDWRFEALALLQHARWLERHCWRSQINVSFPRINPAEGGFTPAHPVGVAEFVRILCMIRLALPTAGIALSTREAPDLRDRLAPLGVTHMSAGSSTEPGGYENPGEAGEQFELEDLRSPDDVASGLRAMGYEPVFKDWEVMQAPASAARA
- the thiS gene encoding sulfur carrier protein ThiS — encoded protein: MNNIIVSVNGRSTTVPHGATVTDLAAQLKLATKIVIVELNGAPLSREEFPTTVLGPGDAIEIVQMVGGG
- the thiE gene encoding thiamine phosphate synthase, which encodes MTVPARVDRVRLYLITDARPALRPFEAFLEAAIAGGVDMVQLRDRELDDAGLLSMAIRGSEVCSRLGVPFIVNDRVDIAVLAGADGVHLGQDDIPPSLARRLVGPTAIVGLSTHSPEQIGAAEREPVDYIGVGPVHATPTKPGRAAVGTALVRYAAAHCTRPFFAIGGLEPSNVAEVVAAGGRGVSVLRWVSQARDPRAAALEMIAALPSGARR
- a CDS encoding EAL domain-containing protein; the encoded protein is MPASQRGDVRVPLRALLIQGRQIDADLIVAELRHAGFDVEHARVDDEASIRRSLALGTWDVAVCDYELPRLHSKDVCAILRTSGSDAPLIVVAGELDALSAASVIKRGACDLILKHDLTSLRACIDREMARRQSPAGLEASRNRLELLTAVVADWDAGVVVYDAEVRDDGLVRIVYANDAIERYTGYVPAELIGQSPAIFYHDAEQNAALGKIRDAVQAGVASSVRHRRDTSDGIVMWVELTTSPIRSADGSILNWMTIRHDVSEQQLNKEARVATESRLALLMSQLPVAVLTYDREMRVTSASGAQLPVFRGPVTSFVGRNIRDLLASDNIYTAAIVQMHERAFGGESSTLVEDEPGGSVESFVEPFRDAGGDIIGSVSVLVDVTVSRRAETALRAEESRSRIILDEMPATLWTVDTDLRITSSKGAGLAVLGLRPEQLVGTLLHEIPRSGEFTTETLEAHRIALNGEACSFLATIGERRLRAHIEPLRDAGGTITGAIGIALDITAEMEAQESVRAAESRLALLVRQLPALMWATDNDMRVTWTDGKALNSIGLDRENAVGMELQTYFKGIDPEVAIEQHHRAALDGMSTEYFQDWMGRLFNVHLEPIRAADGSVSGVLGIAIDVTDQKRVEAELRKSEVSLAAAQEVAHLGNWERDFHSGATTYSDECYRILGLVPGRDSIAPAGFYEFDHPEDVDAVRRTIVESEANHVPYSLDHRIKRHDGEVRWVHEQGGYVLDKDGVALKLFGTLLDITERKHAEERLAHLAHHDALTDLPNRVMLDDRLAQSIAHAGRNGRVTAVLFLDLDRFKDINDTLGHSTGDRLLKRVSERLSQCLRTGDTVARSGGDEFIIVLADVAHVDDVTVVAKRIVDSFTTPFSVDGRELYASASMGISVFPFDGRDVDSLIRFADAAMYKAKDAGRNHFQFFTADMNAKALARLTLEGDLRRAIDRGQLVLHYQPVLSLASGSIVGAEALLRWNHPEHGLVMPADFIPLAEETGLIVPIGEWVLNCACAQARAWDANGHDPLRMMVNISARQFQERNLGEVIDRALAASGLPANRLELEITESVVMRDTEETIRSLKSLKAKGLRLSVDDFGTGYSSLGYLKLFPVDTLKIDRSFVRDISVDAFDEAIAAAIVGLARSLRLHVIAEGVETQTQLAFLRRVGCDEMQGYLFSKAVPASEFEALLSEGRRLAASA